A genomic window from Alkalihalobacillus sp. AL-G includes:
- a CDS encoding B12-binding domain-containing radical SAM protein, which yields MNIIVSTLNAKYIHTSLALRYLKAFCKPDFKIEMAEYTIKDPVMNIVSDLYSKDPDVIGFSCYIWNIEETIPLIEMLKKIRPEIKIVLGGPEVSYDVPHWLERLPEVDYFVVGEGEETFKDLLEMIESGGDPGSVAGIAYLKDGKPHRTAPRPKLDLKTVPTPFRFEEDLSQLSKRVTYIETSRGCPYSCAFCLSSIEVGVRYFDIEMMKEEIRFLMENGAKTIKFVDRTFNIRRDYALEMFEFLITEHRPGTVFQFEITADIMRPEVIEYLNEHAPKGLFRFEIGVQSTNDNTNELVERRQNFEKLTRTVTTVRDGGKIVQHLDLIAGLPEENYDSFRKTFNDVFAFRIEEVQLGFLKMLRGTGLRIRADEHDYIYMDKAPYEILGNNVLSFDEIIKIKRVEDVLEKYWNDHRMDATVEYLIGRVFPSAFDFFQTYGDYWERQGWSRIGHQLEDLFLRLRSFLKEAEAERFELIEGLMKYDYFIRQKHKPRKPWWDFSMDKKQQSSYLKFLSDHASEVSEQFEALSLSEKELHKHVMIEQIPFDITQFIEDGLIIEKTVLMIIYFDPKTHVTQLFTVPEEQMQNAGVLM from the coding sequence ATGAACATTATTGTAAGTACACTAAATGCAAAATACATCCATACATCCCTTGCATTGCGCTACCTTAAAGCGTTTTGCAAACCTGATTTCAAAATAGAAATGGCTGAGTATACAATTAAAGATCCTGTCATGAATATTGTCTCAGACCTCTATTCTAAAGACCCGGATGTGATTGGATTCAGCTGTTATATTTGGAACATTGAAGAAACAATACCGTTGATCGAAATGCTTAAAAAGATCCGCCCTGAGATTAAAATCGTGCTTGGAGGACCAGAAGTCTCTTATGATGTTCCCCACTGGTTAGAAAGACTTCCAGAAGTCGATTATTTTGTAGTGGGGGAAGGTGAAGAAACCTTTAAAGACCTTTTAGAGATGATCGAGTCTGGCGGTGATCCTGGATCGGTTGCTGGAATTGCTTATCTTAAAGATGGAAAGCCACACCGAACTGCTCCACGTCCGAAGCTCGATTTAAAAACAGTGCCTACACCATTTCGGTTTGAGGAGGATCTCTCTCAATTGTCAAAACGGGTGACTTACATTGAAACAAGTCGAGGATGCCCATACTCCTGCGCCTTTTGCCTTTCATCAATCGAGGTTGGTGTCCGTTATTTTGACATCGAAATGATGAAAGAAGAGATCCGTTTTTTAATGGAAAACGGTGCCAAAACGATTAAATTCGTAGATCGAACGTTTAATATTCGCAGAGATTACGCATTGGAGATGTTCGAGTTCCTTATCACTGAACATCGTCCAGGAACCGTATTCCAGTTTGAAATCACTGCAGATATCATGCGGCCAGAGGTTATTGAGTATTTAAATGAGCATGCACCGAAAGGTCTTTTTCGATTTGAAATCGGTGTACAATCGACGAATGATAATACGAACGAACTCGTAGAACGCCGACAAAACTTTGAAAAGCTGACACGTACGGTCACAACGGTTCGTGATGGTGGGAAAATCGTTCAGCATTTAGACTTGATTGCTGGTTTGCCTGAGGAAAATTATGACTCATTCCGAAAAACATTCAACGATGTATTCGCATTTCGAATTGAAGAGGTACAGCTTGGTTTTCTGAAAATGTTACGTGGGACAGGCCTGCGTATTCGCGCAGACGAGCATGATTATATATACATGGATAAAGCACCTTACGAAATTCTCGGGAATAATGTTTTGTCGTTCGATGAAATTATTAAAATAAAACGGGTCGAGGACGTTCTCGAGAAGTACTGGAATGATCACCGAATGGATGCAACGGTCGAGTACTTGATTGGGCGGGTTTTCCCTTCTGCCTTCGATTTTTTCCAAACCTACGGTGATTATTGGGAACGCCAAGGCTGGTCAAGGATCGGCCACCAGCTTGAAGATCTCTTTTTAAGACTTCGATCGTTTTTAAAAGAAGCCGAGGCGGAACGATTTGAGTTGATTGAAGGCTTGATGAAATACGATTATTTTATCCGTCAAAAGCATAAACCGCGTAAACCATGGTGGGATTTTTCGATGGATAAAAAGCAACAATCCAGCTATTTGAAATTCTTATCGGACCATGCATCTGAGGTATCCGAACAATTTGAAGCACTTTCTTTAAGTGAAAAAGAACTACACAAACATGTGATGATTGAACAGATCCCTTTTGATATAACTCAATTTATCGAAGACGGTTTGATTATTGAAAAGACTGTATTGATGATTATCTACTTTGACCCTAAAACACATGTCACTCAGCTGTTTACAGTTCCTGAAGAACAAATGCAGAATGCCGGTGTACTGATGTAA
- a CDS encoding hemolysin III family protein, which yields MANTHTYTRKEELVNAITHGIGVVFSIVALVLLVVNAVIDGSVWHIVSFSIYGATMLILYTASTLVHSFQEGKLKDLFEIFDHSAIYLFIAGTYTPFLFVVVKGALGWSLFGVVWGIAIFGVFFKAFFVKRFLFISTLIYVVMGWLVVIAWQPLVTTLPDRGMTLFIIGGLIYTVGTIFYVWRAFPYHHAVWHMFVLAGTAVHFFAVLLYVLPIHNI from the coding sequence ATGGCCAACACCCATACGTACACGAGAAAAGAAGAGCTTGTTAATGCGATCACTCACGGTATCGGCGTTGTATTCAGTATCGTCGCTCTCGTGTTACTCGTTGTCAATGCTGTCATTGATGGTTCAGTCTGGCATATTGTCAGCTTTTCAATCTACGGAGCAACGATGTTGATACTCTATACTGCTTCGACCTTAGTGCATAGCTTCCAAGAAGGAAAACTAAAGGATTTGTTTGAAATCTTTGACCATTCAGCGATTTACTTATTTATTGCAGGAACATACACACCTTTTCTATTTGTCGTTGTAAAAGGAGCGTTAGGATGGTCACTGTTTGGTGTCGTATGGGGAATCGCGATTTTCGGAGTCTTTTTCAAGGCGTTTTTCGTTAAGCGGTTTTTGTTCATCTCGACTTTGATCTATGTTGTAATGGGTTGGCTCGTTGTAATAGCATGGCAACCGCTTGTGACGACACTTCCCGACCGAGGGATGACCTTATTCATCATCGGCGGTTTGATTTATACAGTCGGGACGATCTTTTATGTATGGCGTGCATTCCCTTACCATCACGCGGTTTGGCACATGTTTGTACTAGCCGGAACCGCTGTTCACTTTTTTGCGGTACTACTTTACGTGTTACCTATTCATAATATTTGA
- a CDS encoding 4a-hydroxytetrahydrobiopterin dehydratase has translation MERLSEEQIKSILESLEGWKLEDEKWIVKKYRFKNYLDGIKFVSEIAYVSEEASHHPLISVDYKLVTVKLSSWKAKGLTELDFKLAIDYDRCYQQ, from the coding sequence TTGGAACGATTATCCGAGGAACAAATCAAAAGCATATTAGAATCATTAGAAGGATGGAAGTTAGAAGATGAAAAGTGGATCGTTAAAAAATACCGGTTCAAAAACTACCTTGACGGAATTAAATTCGTGTCTGAGATTGCTTACGTATCAGAAGAAGCAAGTCACCATCCCTTGATCTCTGTCGATTATAAACTGGTTACCGTTAAATTAAGCTCATGGAAGGCTAAGGGTTTAACAGAACTTGATTTTAAGCTAGCCATTGATTACGATCGCTGTTACCAACAATGA
- a CDS encoding SbcC/MukB-like Walker B domain-containing protein: MRPIHLTVSGLHSFREKQEIDFSSLCEGGVFGIFGPTGSGKSSLLDAVTLALYGKVERATNNIQGIMNHAEKQLHVAFTFELGDRSIGQRYRVERSYRRTKDDSVRTSSCRFIEIEREEAFVLADKERDVTNQVETVLGLTLTDFTRAVVLPQGKFAEFLSLKGADRRQMLQRLFHLEKYGDRLNSRLKHLVDETRTELEKILAEQQGLGNASKEALQEAELQLQNAIEVVKQKDVGLKNVTKQFEEYRQIWIWQEELLKVEQKLKEYEANLPQIEDLHKRLKKASEADSLLVYVDELDGAAKEKAYWTERKERLVQSVNQSRNIVQKTKEELSTVVEKRSIEEPVLYKRLQDYEQAQKLEVERDEKRVLFQTEKGKLVLDERKLSEQEGELNSLKTKKQLAIEKQGSIKKALEQKTISFEDRNRLREALSLKKDILLHQKTRDELLKEKQENEENKQLAVTQEQILVSKQSKYVRQVHRLLGQTEGIYNRICEHERVIEQSKDLISHSIKEAASKQKEAEIHELAKQIANQLTDGQPCPVCGSIEHPNPVIFDMSGNDFNKQRSELEEMLSNIRAEEASIGDNKRDLQHMFGTLKDYVDSNKKNTEETAATLYDPISETVSSTNELLEYLHLLQTETKGFYQDVIELIEERDDAISGLNKLDKQRIELRSKLDTLNDDMKKINKKLTECEEQLQALDTSWSSHFSTYTFDTLEKKQEEMDKLDQEAAELTQRYDTSVGYIDKVDKAIDKAAGEYQNLQLSVTKLSSTVAELNDRCQETKRKIQEICGNQPASELLQMVKLELLKLKENEAAARKHWDEENENFQNLEKELEGAKQSANQADKRVNAAVSKWEEKRNQSIFNEKYEVKEALVQSETQNQWEKEIKSFSSAYQNIQHDQKKLSERLQNKTITQEEWSNVTVGLEKAKNEKDVALSEKAGLVVTVNDLKTRTEKFEALEQKRVETEELSERLGKLQAVFRGNGFVEFIAEEQLIQVATIASERLGELTKHRYALEVDSSGGFIIRDDANGGIRRPVSSLSGGETFLTSLALALSLSAQIQLQGQHPLEFFFLDEGFGTLDPELLDTVVTALERLQMEQLSVGVISHVPELRARLPKKLIVNPAQPSGKGSTVSIETL; this comes from the coding sequence GTGAGGCCGATTCATTTGACTGTATCAGGCTTACATAGTTTCCGAGAAAAGCAGGAAATTGATTTCAGTTCCCTTTGTGAGGGAGGGGTGTTCGGCATTTTTGGTCCGACTGGTAGTGGGAAGTCTTCTCTCCTCGATGCAGTTACCCTCGCACTTTACGGGAAGGTAGAACGTGCAACCAACAATATTCAAGGAATAATGAATCATGCTGAAAAACAGCTGCATGTAGCTTTTACATTTGAACTTGGTGACCGTTCAATAGGACAGCGTTATCGTGTAGAGCGATCCTATCGAAGAACAAAGGATGACTCGGTAAGGACAAGCTCATGTCGTTTCATTGAAATTGAACGCGAAGAAGCCTTTGTACTTGCAGATAAAGAACGTGATGTAACCAATCAGGTTGAGACAGTACTCGGGTTGACACTCACTGATTTTACAAGGGCGGTTGTCCTTCCGCAGGGGAAATTTGCAGAATTTCTTTCGTTGAAAGGTGCCGATCGAAGGCAAATGCTGCAACGGCTCTTTCATCTTGAAAAATACGGCGACAGGTTGAATAGTCGACTTAAGCATCTGGTAGATGAAACGAGAACAGAGCTTGAGAAAATTCTTGCCGAGCAACAAGGACTAGGAAATGCCTCGAAGGAAGCGTTACAAGAAGCCGAGTTACAGCTTCAAAATGCAATTGAAGTTGTCAAACAAAAGGACGTAGGATTAAAAAATGTAACAAAACAATTTGAGGAATACCGACAAATATGGATATGGCAGGAAGAATTGCTCAAGGTCGAACAAAAGCTGAAGGAGTATGAAGCGAACCTTCCGCAAATCGAGGATCTTCACAAGCGTTTAAAAAAGGCTAGTGAAGCGGATTCACTGCTTGTATATGTCGATGAGTTAGATGGAGCGGCCAAGGAAAAAGCCTACTGGACTGAACGGAAAGAGAGACTTGTACAAAGTGTTAATCAGTCTAGAAACATTGTTCAGAAAACTAAGGAAGAACTTTCAACAGTTGTAGAAAAGCGCTCAATAGAAGAGCCTGTGCTATATAAACGTCTACAGGACTATGAGCAAGCTCAGAAGCTAGAGGTTGAACGAGATGAAAAGAGAGTACTCTTTCAAACCGAAAAAGGGAAATTGGTGCTCGATGAACGAAAGTTAAGTGAACAAGAGGGCGAATTGAATTCTCTTAAAACGAAAAAGCAGCTCGCTATCGAAAAGCAAGGGTCCATCAAAAAGGCCCTTGAACAAAAAACAATCAGTTTTGAGGATCGGAACCGTTTAAGAGAAGCATTATCCTTAAAAAAAGATATCCTTCTACACCAGAAAACAAGAGATGAACTGTTGAAGGAAAAACAGGAGAACGAGGAAAACAAGCAGCTGGCCGTTACGCAAGAGCAGATATTGGTTTCAAAACAGAGTAAGTATGTTCGACAGGTCCATCGTCTCCTCGGACAAACAGAAGGTATCTATAACCGGATATGCGAGCATGAGCGGGTTATTGAGCAATCGAAGGATCTGATCTCTCATTCTATTAAGGAGGCAGCTTCAAAACAAAAGGAAGCAGAAATCCATGAGCTTGCAAAACAAATTGCGAATCAATTGACAGATGGTCAGCCTTGTCCAGTTTGCGGTTCAATCGAGCATCCGAACCCTGTAATATTCGATATGTCAGGGAATGATTTTAATAAACAGCGTTCCGAGCTGGAGGAAATGCTTTCAAATATTCGAGCTGAAGAGGCTTCTATCGGTGATAATAAACGAGACCTTCAGCACATGTTCGGTACATTAAAGGACTACGTGGATTCGAACAAAAAGAACACTGAAGAAACGGCTGCTACTCTTTATGATCCGATTAGCGAGACAGTAAGTTCTACAAATGAACTCCTTGAATATTTACACCTTTTGCAGACCGAAACAAAGGGATTTTATCAGGATGTAATCGAGCTGATCGAGGAGCGGGACGATGCAATTTCGGGGCTCAATAAGTTAGATAAACAACGCATCGAATTGAGGTCAAAGCTTGATACGCTAAATGATGACATGAAGAAAATCAATAAGAAGTTGACGGAGTGTGAAGAACAGCTTCAAGCGTTGGACACTTCGTGGTCATCTCATTTCAGCACATACACATTTGATACGCTTGAAAAGAAACAAGAGGAAATGGACAAGCTTGACCAAGAAGCAGCTGAGTTAACACAACGTTATGATACAAGTGTCGGCTATATTGATAAGGTTGATAAAGCAATAGACAAAGCGGCAGGAGAGTATCAAAATCTTCAATTGAGCGTAACGAAATTATCGTCGACCGTTGCTGAGCTTAACGATCGTTGTCAAGAAACCAAAAGAAAGATACAAGAAATTTGTGGAAATCAACCTGCAAGTGAGTTACTTCAAATGGTTAAATTGGAACTTTTGAAACTAAAAGAGAATGAAGCAGCGGCCCGTAAACATTGGGACGAAGAAAATGAGAACTTTCAAAACCTAGAAAAAGAACTTGAGGGTGCGAAACAGTCGGCGAATCAAGCTGATAAACGTGTAAATGCGGCAGTTTCAAAGTGGGAAGAAAAGCGAAATCAATCAATCTTTAATGAGAAATACGAGGTAAAAGAAGCATTAGTTCAATCTGAGACCCAAAACCAATGGGAAAAAGAAATTAAGTCCTTTTCCTCTGCTTATCAAAACATTCAGCATGATCAGAAAAAGCTGAGTGAACGGTTACAAAATAAAACAATTACTCAAGAAGAATGGTCGAATGTTACTGTTGGCCTTGAAAAGGCAAAGAATGAAAAGGATGTAGCACTAAGCGAGAAGGCGGGACTTGTAGTAACCGTCAATGACTTGAAAACGCGGACTGAAAAATTCGAAGCGCTCGAACAAAAAAGAGTTGAAACCGAAGAATTGTCTGAACGGCTCGGCAAACTACAGGCCGTTTTTAGAGGAAATGGATTTGTCGAATTCATTGCTGAGGAACAATTGATTCAGGTTGCTACAATTGCATCCGAACGTTTAGGTGAACTGACGAAGCACCGGTATGCATTAGAGGTGGATTCTTCAGGCGGATTCATCATAAGGGATGATGCAAACGGTGGGATCAGAAGACCGGTCTCCTCTTTATCCGGTGGTGAAACGTTCCTCACCTCACTTGCACTCGCCTTATCTTTATCCGCACAGATCCAGCTTCAAGGCCAGCATCCGTTAGAATTCTTCTTCCTTGATGAGGGATTCGGAACATTGGATCCGGAGTTGTTGGATACAGTTGTTACCGCACTCGAACGATTGCAAATGGAACAGCTATCGGTCGGCGTCATTTCACACGTTCCTGAATTACGGGCACGGTTACCTAAAAAGCTGATTGTCAATCCAGCTCAGCCAAGTGGAAAAGGAAGTACGGTATCAATCGAAACACTCTAA
- a CDS encoding efflux RND transporter periplasmic adaptor subunit yields MNRYIKRGLIGLPVILFIIINMYLFILDHTLFAREKPYDVVTIDKRDLKKGIETTGVIVPLEKQEIYNEPYRGEIEEILVQVGDQVNAGTAIIEYQSSEIENEIARLEDEITELETEQDYYEDRAVLISTQISQESSKEDDEKNQSTIYLLEQEEAEAEYQAEQAEDMIDSKENEIDRLEELQEDKTVDSSISGIVKKINPNGASSQEPIVTIVSENNVIARAYLSEQDMFLLKESDPVTIQSGYKEEIEWAGSVLAIGTPVEKEGEKLYPVDISLESDSEKQLPLGSTVKIVMNPVAVMDAVAVKEESIMHVDGDDYVLVVKKDYIDKRKVTFGYKNEPYQQITKGLKAGETIVKQPNRLLVDTMEIETEKKKEKKDKKDQDTPEKENDGNNAVGNEQGTDSDPSADIPDANEDENQ; encoded by the coding sequence TTGAACCGATACATAAAAAGGGGGCTGATCGGGTTACCGGTCATTCTTTTCATAATAATCAATATGTATTTATTTATATTGGATCATACGTTATTTGCTAGAGAAAAACCGTATGATGTTGTCACGATTGATAAGAGAGATTTGAAAAAAGGCATTGAGACAACGGGTGTCATAGTGCCCCTTGAAAAACAAGAAATTTATAATGAGCCGTATCGAGGAGAGATCGAAGAAATCCTCGTTCAAGTAGGTGATCAGGTCAATGCTGGAACGGCGATCATCGAGTATCAATCTTCTGAAATCGAGAACGAAATTGCTCGTTTAGAGGATGAAATTACAGAACTCGAAACCGAACAAGACTATTACGAAGACCGTGCCGTTCTAATTAGCACTCAAATTAGTCAAGAATCAAGCAAGGAAGATGATGAAAAGAATCAGTCGACGATCTACCTTTTGGAACAGGAAGAGGCAGAAGCTGAATATCAAGCGGAACAAGCCGAGGATATGATTGATTCAAAGGAAAATGAAATTGATCGACTGGAAGAATTGCAGGAAGATAAGACAGTCGATAGTTCAATATCCGGTATAGTCAAAAAGATCAATCCGAATGGTGCATCAAGTCAGGAGCCGATTGTAACGATTGTAAGTGAAAACAATGTAATTGCAAGAGCTTATTTATCGGAACAAGATATGTTTTTATTAAAAGAAAGTGATCCAGTAACGATACAATCTGGTTATAAAGAAGAAATTGAATGGGCGGGATCCGTTCTTGCAATTGGTACACCTGTTGAAAAAGAAGGGGAAAAGCTATATCCTGTCGATATCAGTTTAGAGTCGGATTCAGAAAAGCAATTGCCTCTGGGTAGTACGGTGAAAATAGTGATGAATCCAGTTGCAGTAATGGACGCTGTCGCGGTTAAAGAGGAATCTATCATGCATGTCGATGGAGATGATTACGTCCTCGTTGTTAAAAAGGATTATATTGATAAGCGAAAAGTGACCTTCGGCTATAAAAATGAACCTTATCAACAAATTACGAAGGGGCTCAAAGCAGGCGAAACGATCGTAAAACAACCGAATCGCCTCCTCGTTGATACTATGGAAATTGAAACGGAAAAGAAGAAGGAAAAGAAAGACAAGAAGGATCAAGACACACCTGAAAAGGAAAATGACGGGAATAATGCAGTTGGAAACGAACAAGGGACAGATTCAGACCCATCGGCAGACATTCCTGACGCAAATGAGGATGAAAATCAATAG